Proteins found in one Candidatus Margulisiibacteriota bacterium genomic segment:
- the rho gene encoding transcription termination factor Rho, translating into MDIVELEGKTLPQLYEIAKGLDLPNYRQLKKHDLVFKILELQTQKNGFMFAKGVLEILPENYGFLRTGGYLPSREDVYVSQTQIRRFDMMNGDYVTGQVRPPKEGEKYYSLLKIEAINGVNPETARDRVPFEHLTPIFPNERFTLEYAGASITSRLIDMIAPIGKGQRALIVSPPKAGKTTVLKNIANSITANFPEALIKVLLVDERPEEVTDMQRSVVGEVVASTFDEPPEDHIRIAELLLESCKRQVEEGKDVVILLDSITRLARAYNLVTPPSGRTLSGGLDPACLHRPKRFFGAARNIEEGGSLTIIATALVDTGSRMDDIIYEEFKGTGNLELHLNRKLAERRVFPAIDIRLSGTRREELLMDEKDLKTMWLLRKVMDSYETVEATEQLIERLKEFKTNKQFYESAGAKK; encoded by the coding sequence ATGGATATAGTTGAATTAGAAGGTAAGACCCTGCCCCAATTGTACGAAATCGCCAAAGGACTCGATCTCCCCAATTACCGCCAGTTAAAAAAACACGATTTAGTTTTCAAGATTTTGGAGCTCCAAACCCAGAAGAACGGCTTTATGTTCGCCAAAGGGGTGCTGGAGATCCTGCCGGAAAACTACGGGTTCTTACGGACCGGCGGCTACCTGCCGAGCCGCGAAGATGTTTACGTCTCGCAGACCCAAATCCGCCGCTTCGATATGATGAACGGCGATTACGTCACCGGCCAGGTCCGCCCGCCGAAAGAAGGGGAAAAATATTACAGCCTGCTGAAGATCGAAGCGATCAACGGAGTTAACCCGGAAACGGCCCGCGACCGGGTGCCGTTCGAGCACCTCACCCCGATCTTCCCGAACGAACGGTTCACCTTGGAATACGCCGGCGCCTCGATCACTTCCCGCCTGATCGACATGATCGCCCCGATCGGCAAAGGCCAGCGCGCCCTGATCGTTTCGCCGCCGAAAGCCGGTAAAACGACCGTCCTGAAAAATATCGCCAACAGTATCACCGCCAATTTCCCGGAAGCGCTGATCAAAGTCCTCCTGGTCGACGAGCGGCCGGAAGAGGTCACCGACATGCAGCGTTCCGTTGTCGGGGAAGTCGTCGCTTCAACTTTCGACGAACCGCCGGAGGACCACATCCGGATCGCCGAACTTCTTTTAGAATCATGCAAACGGCAGGTCGAAGAAGGCAAGGATGTCGTCATCCTGCTCGACTCGATTACCCGTCTGGCCCGCGCTTACAACCTGGTCACCCCGCCATCCGGCCGAACCCTCTCCGGCGGTCTTGACCCGGCCTGTCTCCACCGGCCAAAGCGCTTTTTCGGCGCCGCTAGAAACATTGAAGAAGGCGGCAGTTTGACGATCATCGCCACCGCTCTGGTCGATACCGGTTCCCGGATGGACGATATCATTTATGAAGAGTTTAAAGGGACCGGCAACCTGGAGCTTCACCTTAACCGGAAACTCGCTGAACGAAGGGTCTTCCCGGCGATCGACATCCGGCTCTCCGGCACCCGCCGCGAAGAGCTGTTGATGGACGAAAAGGACCTCAAGACGATGTGGCTGCTGCGCAAAGTAATGGACAGCTACGAGACGGTCGAAGCGACCGAACAGTTGATCGAGCGCTTGAAGGAATTCAAGACCAACAAGCAGTTCTACGAATCGGCGGGGGCCAAGAAGTAA
- a CDS encoding Fic family protein yields the protein MYKPTYRITPYLLKLIEEAGSLRFWIEQMPLKVTWLPLLQHEARVRSTHSSTAIEGNPLTLAQVNAVAKGETIGGPDKDKLEVENYIKVLHWVEKNHTTEINEAAIFNLHKILTKGLLPEERSGRYKDKQNYVLDERKVKIFTPPSPQETPSVVRELLAWLDSSARELPPVLVAAIFHHRFVSIHPFVDGNGRLARALAAWILYQHGYDTYHIFSLDDYFAGDRQRYYQKLQQARELDDELTHWIEYVAEGVVKTLKDVKVRIEDLQVSTRHNITLTPGQEELIRVLRLRDSVTSADLRQTFKVSRARIHQIVNPLVKSGLVKTTGQGRSTRYLLVL from the coding sequence ATGTACAAGCCAACTTACCGGATAACGCCGTATTTACTGAAGCTGATTGAAGAAGCGGGGAGTCTCCGCTTCTGGATCGAGCAGATGCCTCTTAAAGTTACCTGGCTGCCACTCCTACAACATGAAGCCCGGGTCAGGTCGACCCATTCTTCCACCGCGATCGAAGGGAACCCGCTGACTTTAGCCCAGGTTAATGCCGTAGCCAAAGGGGAGACGATCGGCGGACCGGACAAAGATAAGCTGGAAGTTGAAAATTACATCAAAGTCCTTCACTGGGTCGAAAAAAACCACACTACGGAAATCAACGAAGCGGCGATTTTTAATCTCCACAAGATCTTAACTAAAGGTTTACTGCCGGAAGAACGTTCCGGCCGCTACAAAGACAAGCAGAACTATGTGCTCGACGAGCGGAAGGTCAAGATCTTTACCCCTCCCAGTCCGCAGGAAACTCCGTCCGTTGTTCGGGAACTTTTGGCCTGGCTGGATTCATCGGCCCGGGAATTGCCGCCGGTCCTGGTCGCCGCGATCTTTCACCATCGCTTTGTTTCCATTCATCCCTTTGTCGATGGGAACGGCCGGCTGGCCCGCGCCCTGGCCGCCTGGATCCTTTACCAGCATGGCTATGATACCTACCACATCTTCAGCCTGGACGATTATTTTGCCGGCGACCGCCAGCGTTATTACCAGAAACTCCAGCAGGCTAGGGAATTGGATGATGAGTTGACCCACTGGATCGAATATGTCGCCGAAGGGGTGGTCAAAACTTTAAAAGATGTTAAGGTCCGGATCGAAGACCTGCAGGTTTCGACCCGCCATAACATAACCCTGACCCCGGGACAGGAAGAATTGATCCGGGTACTCCGGTTAAGAGATTCCGTGACCTCGGCCGACCTGCGGCAAACCTTCAAAGTCTCGCGGGCGCGGATCCACCAGATCGTCAATCCCCTGGTCAAATCCGGTTTGGTCAAGACCACCGGCCAGGGACGGTCGACCAGATATCTCCTAGTCCTCTAG
- a CDS encoding acetyl-CoA carboxylase carboxyltransferase subunit alpha has product MTQKIKRPLLSFEKPLIELYDKLEKLQEMSDSGKFDMTEEIKHMEKRIEAVRQQLYSSLNPIQIVQVARFLQRPTALDYFGLMFDDFVELHGDRNFGDDPAMVTGMATLDGRSVIVMGQQKGHSTKENLARNFGTAHPEGYRKALRLMRLAERYNKPIISLVDTPGAYPGIGAEERGQAEAIAKNLREMAELTVPFISVITGEGGSGGALGIGMGNKVLMLEFAIYSVISPEGCASILFRDAKRANEAAVAMKITAKDMLELGIIDEIVKEPLGAAHQDPKLAAKYLKSAIIKNLNPLLSLTARELIADRYNKYRKMGIFNE; this is encoded by the coding sequence ATGACACAAAAAATTAAAAGACCTCTGCTTAGCTTTGAAAAACCGCTGATCGAGCTCTACGATAAACTGGAAAAGCTCCAGGAAATGAGCGACTCCGGCAAGTTTGATATGACCGAAGAGATCAAACACATGGAAAAGCGGATCGAAGCGGTCCGCCAACAGCTTTATTCCAGCCTTAACCCGATCCAGATCGTCCAGGTCGCCCGCTTCCTTCAGCGGCCGACCGCCCTCGATTATTTTGGCCTGATGTTTGACGACTTTGTGGAACTTCACGGCGACCGGAACTTCGGGGACGACCCGGCGATGGTTACGGGAATGGCGACCCTCGACGGCCGCTCCGTCATCGTCATGGGCCAGCAAAAAGGCCATTCGACCAAAGAAAACCTGGCCCGCAATTTCGGCACCGCCCATCCCGAAGGCTACCGCAAAGCGCTCCGCTTAATGCGGCTGGCCGAACGCTATAACAAACCGATCATCTCTCTCGTCGACACCCCCGGCGCCTATCCCGGCATTGGGGCGGAAGAACGGGGCCAGGCGGAAGCGATCGCCAAAAACCTCCGCGAAATGGCGGAGCTGACCGTCCCCTTCATCTCGGTCATTACCGGCGAAGGCGGCTCCGGCGGCGCGCTCGGGATCGGCATGGGGAACAAGGTCCTGATGCTGGAGTTCGCGATCTACTCGGTGATCAGCCCGGAAGGGTGCGCCTCGATCCTCTTCCGCGACGCTAAACGGGCCAATGAAGCGGCGGTCGCCATGAAGATCACCGCCAAAGATATGCTGGAGCTGGGGATCATCGACGAGATCGTCAAAGAACCGCTCGGCGCCGCTCACCAGGACCCGAAACTTGCCGCAAAATATTTAAAATCTGCTATAATAAAGAATCTGAACCCCCTGCTTTCCCTGACCGCGAGGGAATTGATCGCGGACCGTTACAATAAGTACCGAAAGATGGGGATTTTCAACGAGTAG
- a CDS encoding DNA-3-methyladenine glycosylase, whose translation MSAPRLPREFFTRPTLEVAKDLLGKYLVHEEHGQRLCGMIVETEAYVGREDAASHSYGGRRTGRNEIEYGPGGHVYIYLVYGLHWQLNFVTSVANEPECVLIRALEPVEGVAKMKTYRHTDDPAKLTNGPGKLCQALHLNKSFNGYDLCDKKAKFFVEDRGIEVAAEAVKRGPRIGIDYAGPRWSKIDWRFWIKDNPYVSK comes from the coding sequence ATGTCCGCTCCTAGGCTGCCGCGCGAATTTTTTACCCGGCCAACCCTTGAAGTCGCTAAAGACTTGCTCGGCAAATATCTTGTTCACGAAGAACATGGCCAGCGTTTATGCGGCATGATCGTCGAGACCGAAGCTTACGTTGGCCGGGAAGACGCCGCTTCGCACTCATATGGCGGCCGACGGACCGGACGGAACGAAATTGAATACGGGCCGGGCGGCCATGTTTATATTTACCTCGTTTACGGGCTCCATTGGCAGTTGAATTTTGTGACCTCGGTTGCCAATGAACCGGAATGCGTCTTGATCAGGGCCTTGGAGCCGGTCGAAGGGGTTGCCAAAATGAAAACTTATCGCCATACCGACGACCCGGCCAAACTGACCAATGGCCCGGGCAAGCTTTGCCAAGCCTTGCATTTAAACAAAAGTTTCAACGGTTACGATCTCTGCGACAAAAAAGCTAAGTTCTTTGTCGAAGATCGGGGGATCGAAGTCGCGGCTGAAGCGGTCAAACGCGGGCCGCGGATCGGGATCGATTACGCCGGGCCGCGTTGGTCGAAGATCGACTGGCGCTTCTGGATTAAAGACAATCCGTACGTTTCAAAATAA
- the ispE gene encoding 4-(cytidine 5'-diphospho)-2-C-methyl-D-erythritol kinase: MRVKAYAKVNLSLKVLAKRPDGYHEIESLMQSVSLSDVISLEPALSGITLTTNNPDLPGDEKNLAYKAAGLFFTELEKKGFEHNGITIKLEKHIPMAAGLAGGSADAAAVLYGLNKLADKPFNDEELAILGAHLGSDVPFCLKGGRCLATGRGEKLNPRPIAGKEFYVLVVPPVEVKTPWAYQEFDRMAEREPLLIDGHRNDLQPVVVRQHPIISEIIGKLVEAGCEWAQMSGSGPSVFGLVRDPNLGRLIATKMKHAYTRSFFLETVDHVRS; the protein is encoded by the coding sequence GTGCGGGTCAAAGCTTACGCTAAAGTAAACTTATCATTAAAGGTCCTCGCCAAACGCCCCGACGGCTATCATGAAATTGAATCGTTGATGCAATCCGTTTCTCTATCCGATGTCATTTCCCTCGAACCGGCCCTCTCCGGCATAACGCTGACCACAAATAACCCCGACTTGCCTGGTGACGAGAAGAATTTAGCCTATAAAGCGGCCGGGTTATTCTTTACCGAACTGGAAAAAAAAGGTTTTGAACATAACGGTATTACCATCAAACTCGAGAAGCATATCCCCATGGCGGCCGGTTTGGCCGGTGGATCAGCAGATGCCGCGGCTGTTCTTTATGGCTTAAATAAACTAGCCGATAAACCATTTAACGATGAAGAGCTGGCCATTCTTGGCGCCCACCTTGGTTCCGATGTCCCTTTTTGTCTGAAGGGGGGACGTTGTCTGGCGACCGGTCGGGGAGAAAAGCTCAATCCCAGGCCGATTGCCGGTAAGGAATTTTACGTTTTGGTTGTTCCGCCGGTCGAGGTTAAAACTCCCTGGGCTTACCAGGAATTCGACCGGATGGCGGAGCGCGAACCGTTGCTGATTGACGGTCACCGGAACGATCTCCAACCGGTCGTGGTCCGGCAACATCCGATCATTTCCGAGATCATCGGCAAATTGGTCGAAGCGGGGTGCGAATGGGCGCAAATGTCGGGGAGCGGCCCCAGCGTTTTCGGGCTGGTCCGCGATCCCAACCTCGGCCGCTTGATCGCGACTAAAATGAAACACGCTTACACCCGTAGTTTTTTTCTGGAAACCGTCGACCATGTCCGCTCCTAG
- the accD gene encoding acetyl-CoA carboxylase, carboxyltransferase subunit beta, whose translation MASTLSIHDWFKRKQQQKSAYSRERLDIPGNVWVKCFKCGQAIYAKDLEANSKVCPKCQYHFKLTSAERIRQLTDKETFEEINPNLTSKNFLNFTDAKSYTARIEDSILKSGLKDAIRTGLAKINGYDVALGIMDFSFMGGSMGSVVGEKIARLVEAAIENKFPVIIFSTSGGARMQESIMSLMQMAKTSAVLGRLRETGLPYVSVLTDPTTGGVSASFAMLGDVNIAEPNALICFAGPRVIEQTIRQKLPPGFQRSEYLLEHGMLDIVIDRNLMKETLTKLLKFFKN comes from the coding sequence ATGGCAAGCACTTTGAGTATCCACGATTGGTTCAAGCGAAAACAACAGCAAAAGTCCGCTTATTCCCGCGAAAGACTTGATATTCCAGGCAATGTTTGGGTAAAGTGTTTCAAGTGCGGACAAGCGATCTATGCCAAGGACCTGGAAGCTAATTCCAAGGTCTGTCCGAAGTGCCAATATCACTTCAAGCTGACCTCAGCCGAACGGATCCGCCAGCTGACCGATAAAGAAACATTCGAAGAGATCAATCCCAACCTTACCTCCAAAAACTTCCTGAACTTTACCGATGCCAAATCTTATACCGCCAGAATCGAGGATTCAATCCTTAAATCCGGCTTGAAAGACGCGATCAGGACCGGTCTGGCCAAGATCAACGGCTACGACGTCGCCCTGGGGATCATGGACTTTTCTTTTATGGGCGGCAGCATGGGCTCGGTGGTCGGTGAAAAGATCGCCCGGCTGGTCGAGGCGGCAATCGAAAATAAATTTCCGGTCATCATCTTCTCGACTTCCGGCGGCGCCAGGATGCAGGAAAGCATTATGTCGTTGATGCAGATGGCCAAAACCTCGGCGGTCCTCGGCCGCCTGCGCGAAACCGGCCTCCCCTATGTTTCGGTCCTGACCGACCCGACGACCGGCGGCGTCTCCGCCAGTTTCGCGATGCTCGGCGACGTCAATATCGCCGAACCGAACGCCCTGATCTGTTTCGCCGGTCCCCGCGTTATTGAGCAGACGATCAGGCAAAAACTACCGCCCGGTTTTCAGCGCTCGGAATATCTGCTGGAGCACGGCATGCTCGATATCGTCATCGACCGAAACCTTATGAAGGAGACTTTAACCAAACTGTTGAAGTTCTTTAAAAACTAA
- the rpsT gene encoding 30S ribosomal protein S20, with translation MAEAAKKKKNILRRGIKNVRKAKIRTERNLIEKKKLKLAIKTARNAILKKTAEMGNLVQTAVSVIDKAAERKLIYRTKAARMKSRLMLALNKAK, from the coding sequence ATGGCAGAAGCAGCAAAGAAAAAGAAAAATATTTTACGGCGGGGGATTAAAAATGTCCGCAAGGCCAAGATCCGCACCGAACGGAACCTCATAGAGAAGAAAAAGCTTAAATTAGCGATAAAAACAGCGCGTAACGCTATCCTCAAAAAGACCGCTGAAATGGGGAACTTGGTCCAAACGGCGGTTTCGGTCATTGATAAGGCGGCGGAACGGAAGCTTATCTACCGGACAAAAGCGGCCCGAATGAAGTCCCGGTTGATGCTCGCCTTAAACAAAGCAAAATAG
- a CDS encoding nucleotidyltransferase domain-containing protein, with protein MLKVQAKPTTPLHLAQALTIKQGCVGSEFSEYRIGLARGLAAMRGPTTVYQEKDIEALWSIKTLFQNYTGISRENENQPWNSAYQIPLLQAHDEWTTNKGVRGPTFTSVIKALCRPSTNAEIRENYDRLGGNLQSLYTVPFFFSLALSRPHALGIVGSLASGNFGAFSDLDLAVSPGLLTESVRERLRSKIRYSEADLFIYSEGYPVIWLNRDDHFFLRQQPDYLRRLVSSRLPIPN; from the coding sequence ATGCTTAAAGTCCAAGCCAAGCCGACAACTCCGCTCCACCTGGCGCAGGCCCTGACAATAAAACAAGGCTGTGTCGGCAGTGAATTCAGCGAATACCGGATCGGTCTGGCCCGCGGGCTGGCGGCAATGCGCGGACCAACTACCGTTTACCAGGAAAAAGATATCGAGGCGCTCTGGTCGATCAAGACTCTATTTCAAAACTATACCGGGATCAGCCGGGAAAATGAAAACCAACCTTGGAACAGCGCCTATCAAATCCCTTTGCTTCAAGCTCACGACGAATGGACCACCAACAAGGGGGTTCGCGGCCCAACCTTTACTTCGGTCATTAAAGCTCTTTGCCGCCCCTCAACCAACGCGGAGATCAGGGAAAATTACGACCGTCTCGGAGGCAATTTACAGTCGCTATATACCGTCCCGTTCTTCTTTAGTTTGGCCTTGTCAAGGCCTCATGCTCTGGGGATCGTCGGCAGTCTGGCCAGCGGCAACTTCGGGGCTTTTTCCGACCTCGATCTGGCGGTTAGTCCGGGGCTTTTGACGGAATCGGTCAGAGAACGCTTACGAAGCAAGATTCGCTACAGCGAAGCTGATCTTTTTATCTACTCCGAGGGTTATCCGGTAATTTGGCTGAACCGGGATGACCATTTCTTCCTCCGGCAACAGCCGGATTATTTGCGCCGCCTAGTCTCGAGCCGCCTCCCTATTCCCAACTAA